A region from the Salvelinus sp. IW2-2015 linkage group LG19, ASM291031v2, whole genome shotgun sequence genome encodes:
- the LOC111979783 gene encoding very long chain fatty acid elongase 1, with the protein MLLELGSNIMSLYEYVLQRTDHRLLPYPLMRTPFQMTSILLGYVFFSLYAGPRLMVHRKPYHLKTAMIVYNFSMVFLNAFLVYEFLMSGWGTTFTWRCDLCDYSSSPQALRMVRVAWWFYFSKFIELLDTLFFVLRKKHSQITFLHVFHHSFMPFTWWWGMTIAPAGGMSSFHAMVNACVHVIMYTYYGLSAAGPRFQKYLWWKKYMTAIQLIQFVLISLHISQYYFMEKCDFQVPMFIHLIWMYGTFFFVLFSNFWIQAYIKGKRLPTATKEAKLKQNGVTNGHTNGITIGNISGVPNGKQVENGNGTTAHRVNGHNQLGKVKEV; encoded by the exons ATGCTGCTAGAACTGGGATCCAATATTATGTCGTTGTATGAGTATGTATTGCAGAGAACGG ACCACCGGTTGTTGCCCTACCCGTTGATGCGGACCCCCTTCCAGATGACCAGCATTCTGTTGGGCTATGTATTCTTCTCGCTGTACGCAGGGCCTCGCCTGATGGTACACCGCAAGCCCTATCACCTCAAAACGGCCATGATCGTCTATAACTTCAGCATGGTGTTCCTGAACGCCTTCCTTGTCTATGAG TTCCTGATGTCAGGATGGGGCACCACCTTTACCTGGAGATGTGACCTTTGTGACTACTCCAGTAGCCCACAGGCTCTAAGG ATGGTTCGAGTGGCTTGGTGGTTTTACTTCTCTAAATTCATCGAGCTTCTGGACACA TTATTCTTTGTTCTGCGTAAGAAACACAGCCAGATTACATTTCTTCATGTCTTCCATCACTCCTTCATGCCCTTCACGTGGTGGTGGGGCATGACCATCGCTCCTG CAGGGGGAATGAGCTCGTTCCATGCCATGGTCAACGCATGTGTCCACGTCATCATGTACACCTACTACGGCCTGTCTGCTGCAGGACCTCGCTTCCAGAAATACCTCTGGTGGAAGAAGTACATGACCGCAATCCAGCTG ATCCAGTTTGTGCTGATCTCACTTCACATCTCTCAATACTACTTCATGGAGAAGTGTGACTTTCAGGTGCCCATGTTTATTCACCTCATCTGGATGTACGGAACCTTCTTCTTCGTACTCTTCTCTAACTTCTGGATTCAGGCCTACATAAAGGGTAAACGGCTGCCAACAGCAACCAAGGAGGCGAAGCTCAAGCAGAATGGCGTTACTAATGGTCATACCAACGGCATTACCATTGGCAACATTTCCGGGGTGCCCAACGGCAAACAAGTGGAGAATGGCAATGGGACAACAGCGCACCGTGTCAACGGCCATAACCAACTAGGCAAAGTGAAGGAAGTCTAG
- the fitm1l gene encoding fat storage-inducing transmembrane protein 1 isoform X2, which produces MLHEQEVGSYLSNNRKNSGNTWKAFLRSGWGWTCIFVGSFVFLLSFSVRRSLILSLRHLSRLVVAGVLWVGFRKLLDVLENATGSCYEPLSAVDGQPTVDGQPFLLLREGASKQLCVGNGMLWRGYEVSEDIFLLCLCCLLVAEETAVFGPYLTLGGPSGAPLRLLFLFCVTLLGLWMFLLLCLLAYFPAFPTQILGGALGCLSWRGLYQGWYRLGPSWYCPGRPGVGLFTKKEGGKPE; this is translated from the exons ATGCTGCATGAGCAAGAGGTGGGCAGTTACCTCAGCAATAACAGGAAGAACAGTGGCAACACGTGGAA AGCATTCCTGCGCTCAGGCTGGGGATGGACCTGCATCTTCGTYGGCTCCTTTgtcttcctcctttccttctcagTGCGCAGATCCCTCATTCTCTCACTGCGACACCTGTCCAGGCTGGTGGTGGCAGGCGTGCTGTGGGTGGGGTTCCGAAAGCTTCTGGATGTCCTTGAGAATGCCACAGGGAGCTGCTACGAGCCCCTCAGCGCTGTAGATGGCCAGCCCACGGTGGACGGCCAGCCCTTCCTACTACTTCGGGAGGGGGCGAGCAAGCAGTTGTGTGTGGGAAACGGCATGCTGTGGCGTGGCTATGAGGTCTCTGAGGACATCTTCTTGCTGTGTCTGTGCTGCCTGCTGGTGGCAGAGGAGACGGCCGTGTTCGGGCCCTACCTGACTCTGGGTGGGCCCTCGGGGGCCCCACTGCGCCTGCTCTTCCTGTTCTGTGTCACCCTGCTAGGCCTCTGGATGTTCTTGCTTCTCTGCCTGCTGGCTTACTTCCCCGCATTCCCCACACAGATCTTAGGAGGGGCTCTGGGCTGTCTTAGTTGGAGGGGCCTGTATCAGGGCTGGTACCGCCTGGGCCCCAGCTGGTACTGTCCTGGACGACCAGGGGTGGGACTCTTCACCAAGAAGGAAGGGGGGAAGCCTGAGTGA
- the LOC111979808 gene encoding myosin-7-like: MTLMLGTDSAFDLLGXTVEKKNSVYKLTGAIMHYGNMRFKQKQCEEQAEADGTECADKVSYLMGLNSADLIKGLCHPQVKVXNECVKGKTVQEVSDGIFHTGESNKWMM, encoded by the exons ATGACGCTGATGTTGGGAACAGAT AGTGCTTTTGATTTGCTGGGCWTTACTGTGGAGAAGAAAAACTCAGTGTATAAGCTGACTGGTGCTATCATGCACTATGGCAATATGAGGTTCAAGCAGAAacagtgcgaggagcaggcagagGCTGATGGAACGGAAT GTGCTGACAAAGTATCATATCTTATGGGCCTGAACTCTGCTGACCTCATAAAGGGTCTCTGTCACCCACAGGTAAAAGTAGRGAATGAGTGTGTCAAAGGGAAAACTGTCCAAGAGGTGAGTGATGGGATATTTCACACAGGGGAGAGCAACAAGTGGATGATGTGA
- the fitm1l gene encoding fat storage-inducing transmembrane protein 1 isoform X1 has product MFLNTILVVLTDLAARLMGSANFRRHFHLLLSCLIVFGPALSMWVSQHSIFAKRTNFLYRAFLRSGWGWTCIFVGSFVFLLSFSVRRSLILSLRHLSRLVVAGVLWVGFRKLLDVLENATGSCYEPLSAVDGQPTVDGQPFLLLREGASKQLCVGNGMLWRGYEVSEDIFLLCLCCLLVAEETAVFGPYLTLGGPSGAPLRLLFLFCVTLLGLWMFLLLCLLAYFPAFPTQILGGALGCLSWRGLYQGWYRLGPSWYCPGRPGVGLFTKKEGGKPE; this is encoded by the exons atgtttctcaatACCATTCTGGTGGTCTTGACTGACCTGGCAGCCAGACTCATGGGAAGTGCCAATTTCCGCCGCCATTTTCACCTGTTGTTGTCATGCCTGATCGTGTTTGGACCTGCCCTGAGCATGTGGGTCTCCCAACACAGCATCTTTGCCAAAAGGACAAATTTTCTTTACAG AGCATTCCTGCGCTCAGGCTGGGGATGGACCTGCATCTTCGTYGGCTCCTTTgtcttcctcctttccttctcagTGCGCAGATCCCTCATTCTCTCACTGCGACACCTGTCCAGGCTGGTGGTGGCAGGCGTGCTGTGGGTGGGGTTCCGAAAGCTTCTGGATGTCCTTGAGAATGCCACAGGGAGCTGCTACGAGCCCCTCAGCGCTGTAGATGGCCAGCCCACGGTGGACGGCCAGCCCTTCCTACTACTTCGGGAGGGGGCGAGCAAGCAGTTGTGTGTGGGAAACGGCATGCTGTGGCGTGGCTATGAGGTCTCTGAGGACATCTTCTTGCTGTGTCTGTGCTGCCTGCTGGTGGCAGAGGAGACGGCCGTGTTCGGGCCCTACCTGACTCTGGGTGGGCCCTCGGGGGCCCCACTGCGCCTGCTCTTCCTGTTCTGTGTCACCCTGCTAGGCCTCTGGATGTTCTTGCTTCTCTGCCTGCTGGCTTACTTCCCCGCATTCCCCACACAGATCTTAGGAGGGGCTCTGGGCTGTCTTAGTTGGAGGGGCCTGTATCAGGGCTGGTACCGCCTGGGCCCCAGCTGGTACTGTCCTGGACGACCAGGGGTGGGACTCTTCACCAAGAAGGAAGGGGGGAAGCCTGAGTGA
- the cdc20 gene encoding cell division cycle protein 20 homolog — protein sequence MAQFGFDNDIHSILKLDMPITNAPMARWQRKASSSMSTSCANTSALSPGKSGNRSLSLSKTPSKTPGKNGKTQCTPSKAGGDRFIPTRNNKQMDVASFLLSKENEPMDTNPSAATSENQKAWSVTLNGYDIEEAKILHLGGKPLNAPEGYQNNLKVLYSQIPTPVSTKKNRYIPSVPDRILDAPELRNDFYLNLLDWSSRNLLAVALHNSVYLWDATQGDIVLLMKMEREEDYICSVSWIKEGNFLAIGTSDCKVQLWDVENQKRLRSMASHTARVGSLSWNNHILSSGSRSGHIHHHDVRVADHHIFTLSGHSQEVCGLEWSPDGRYLASGGNDNLVYVWPGVQEGSGQGSNAVHGFNEHQGAVKALAWCPWQPNILASGGGTSDRHIRIWNVTSGSCISALDTQSQVSSLKFAPNYKELVSGHGYAHDNVVIWKYPSLTKVAELNGHEGRVLNITMSPDCSTIATVAGDETVRLWKSFELDPVKKKAKERMVKSTSSSIHQSIR from the exons ATGGCTCAATTTGGATTCGACAACGATATTCACAGCATTCTGAAGCTGGATATGCCTATCACAAACGCGCCCATGGCGAGGTGGCAGAGAAAAGCCAGTTCGTCAATGTCGACCAGCTGTGCCAACACCAGCGCTCTATCACCTGGCAAATCCGGAAACCGATCTCTTAGTCTGTCCAAGACGCCCAGTAAAACACCAG GTAAAAATGGAAAGACACAGTGCACACCTTCCAAGGCAGGTGGTGACCGTTTCATTCCCACTAGAAACAACAAACAGATGGAYGTGGCAAGCTTCCTGCTCTCAAAGGAAAATGAGCCCATGGACACAAACCCCTCAGCAGCAACATCA GAGAACCAGAAAGCATGGTCTGTTACACTCAATGGATATGACATTGAGGAGGCAAAGATCTTGCATCTGggaggaaaacccttgaatgctccagaag GTTACCAGAACAACCTAAAAGTTCTCTACAGTCAGATTCCTACCCCAGTCTCCACCAAAAAGAACCGATACATACCATCAGTGCCTGACAGAATCTTAGATGCTCCTGAACTCCGAAATGATTTCT ATCTGAACCTACTTGACTGGAGCAGTCGGAACCTTCTAGCAGTTGCCCTTCACAACAGTGTTTATCTGTGGGACGCCACCCAGGGTGACATCGTCCTACTGATGAAGATGGAGCGGGAGGAGGACTACATCTGCTCTGTGTCATGGATCAAGGAGGGCAACTTCCTTGCCATTGGTACCAGTGACTGCAAAGTTCAG TTGTGGGATGTGGAGAACCAGAAGCGTCTACGCAGCATGGCCAGCCACACTGCCAGAGTTGGCAGCCTGAGTTGGAACAATCACATTCTTTCCAG TGGCTCCAGATCTGGTCACATCCACCACCATGATGTAAGGGTAGCAGACCACCACATCTTCACCCTGTCCGGACACTCTCAGGAGGTGTGTGGGCTGGAGTGGTCCCCTGATGGAAGATACCTGGCCAGCGGTGGAAACGACAACCTTGTGTACGTGTGGCCAGGTGTGCAGGAGGGCAGCGGCCAAGGCAGCAATGCTGTTCACGGCTTCAATGAGCACCAAGGTGCAGTCAAG GCTTTGGCCTGGTGCCCATGGCAACCTAACATTCTTGCGTCTGGAGGGGGCACCAGTGACCGTCACATCCGCATCTGGAACGTCACCAGTGGCTCTTGCATCAGTGCCCTGGACACTCAGTCTCAG GTGTCCTCTTTGAAGTTTGCRCCAAACTACAAGGAATTGGTCTCCGGCCACGGATATGCCCACGACAACGTAGTCATCTGGAAGTATCCCTCCTTGACTAAAGTGGCAGAGCTCAATG gtcatGAGGGCAGGGTCTTGAACATTACCATGAGTCCAGACTGCTCGACTATCGCCACTGTAGCCGGTGATGAAACTGTCCGCCTCTGGAAGAGCTTTGAGCTGGATCCAGTCAAGAAGAAGGCCAAAGAGAGGATGGTGAAGTCCACCAGCAGCAGCATTCACCAATCTATCCGATAA
- the LOC111979181 gene encoding tRNA selenocysteine 1-associated protein 1-like produces MFNRMTSLWMGDLDPYMDENFIKQAFSTMGETAYGVKIITHRVTGGSAGYCFVEMADETSVDRCVHQLNGKLVPGSNPPRKFKLNYATYGKRPEAGPEFSVFVGDLSSEVDDYQLHQFFLKKYPSCKGGKVVSDQYGNSRGYGFIKFEDENEQKKAIDECQNASGLGTKPIRISIAVNKSHKMNSYNNQNHNSYHNNYQQPYYQQPNQNYYPQWGYDQYNSYNYGGYGPYGGYPPPGPHGMMGPPPPIGMPPMPTDMQTSSDQTQESTDEPEEEAAEEPNPHLDVDALNKEYMERSEELYDSLMNCHWQPLDTITSKIPHFTTS; encoded by the exons ATGTTCAACAGGATGACAAGCCTTTGGATGGGTGAT CTGGACCCATACATGGATGAGAATTTCATCAAACAAGCCTTCAGCACTATGGGCGAGACGGCGTATGGTGTTAAGATCATTACCCACAGAGTAACAGG TGGTTCAGCGGGCTATTGCTTTGTGGAAATGGCAGACGAAACCAGCGTTGACCGATGCGTTCACCAACTGAATGGGAAGCTAGTTCCTGGATCAAATCCG CCCAGAAAGTTTAAGTTAAACTATGCAACTTACGGGAAACGGCCAGAGGCTGG CCCGGAATTTTCCGTTTTTGTGGGAGATCTGTCTTCAGAGGTGGACGACTACCAGCTTCATCAGTTCTTCTTGAAGAAGTACCCTTCCTGCAAAGGAGGCAAAGTGGTCTCTGATCAGTATGGTAACTCCAG AGGTTATGGCTTCATCAAGTTTGAAGATGAGAATGAACAGAAGAAAGCCATCGATGAGTGTCAGAATGCTTCAGGCCTGGGGACGAAACCAATCAGGATCAGCATAGCTGTGAACAAGAG CCATAAAATGAACAGCTATAACAACCAGAACCACAACTCCTACCACAACAATTACCAACAGCCATACTATCAACAACCCAACCAGAACTACTACCCTCAGTGGGGCTATGACCAGTACAACAGCTACAACTATGGTGGGTACGGTCCCTACGGGGGGTACCCCCCTCCAGGCCCCCATGGGATGATGGGACCCCCACCTCCCATCGGCATGCCCCCCATGCCCACAGACATGCAGACTTCCTCAGAT CAAACACAGGAGTCCACAGATGAGCCTGAAGAAGAGGCAGCAGAAG AACCCAATCCTCACCTGGATGTGGATGCACTGAACAAAGAATAcatggagaggagtgaggagctCTATGATTCACTAATGAACTGTCACTGGCAGCCACTGGATACCATCACTTCAAAAATCCCTCACTTTACCACTTCCTGA